From a single Athene noctua chromosome 2, bAthNoc1.hap1.1, whole genome shotgun sequence genomic region:
- the LOC141956755 gene encoding lymphocyte antigen 6E-like codes for MKTPLVTLLAAVLCVEQVYPFMCYVCQEQESNKNCLTISMCAKEDKYCVTFHNNVGTKPNKPKYVISKMCSPTCPATRQQQNQTYQRVSCCEKPLCNVNGVSSKQSSYGVMSLGVLASITYIFACGL; via the exons ATGAAGACTCCTCTTGTCACCTTGTTGGCTGCTGTCCTGTGTGTGGAGCAAG tttACCCATTTATGTGCTACGTGTGCCAAGAACAGGAGTCCAACAAAAACTGTTTGACCATTTCCATGTGCGCAAAGGAAGACAAATACTGCGTGACTTTCCATAACAATGTTGGAACAA AGCCCAACAAACCTAAATACGTCATCTCTAAGATGTGTTCTCCAACGTGTCCGGCAACACgtcagcaacaaaaccaaacctatcAGAGGGTTTCTTGCTGTGAGAAACCTTTATGCAATGTGAATGGAGTCAGCAGCAAGCAAAGCAGCTATGGAGTGATGTCCCTGGGTGTCCTAGCCAGTATCACTTACATCTTTGCATGTGGACTGTGA